In Syngnathoides biaculeatus isolate LvHL_M chromosome 5, ASM1980259v1, whole genome shotgun sequence, the following are encoded in one genomic region:
- the cyth2 gene encoding cytohesin-2 isoform X1, which yields MTVDSEIFMPKSKALKMEDLDYIPVDLSPEERSELEDIRRRKGVLLQEIQRLREELREAILEVEGLEASTEGSKTLQKNRHVAMGRKKFNMDPKKGIVFLVENELLRHTPEDIAQFLYKGEGLNKTAIGDYLGERDDFNIKVLQAFVDLHEFTDLNLVQALRQFLWSFRLPGEAQKIDRMMEAFAQRYCRCNPGVFQSTDTCYVLSFAIIMLNTSLHNPNVRDKPGMDRFISMNRGINDGGDLPEDLLRNLYESIKNEPFKIPEDDGNDLTHTFFNPDREGWLLKLGGRVKTWKRRWFILTDNCLYYFEYTTDKEPRGIIPLENLSIREVEDPRKPNCFELYIPNNRGQLIKACKTEADGRVVEGNHMVYRISAPTPEEKDEWIHSIKYVNKTGKSACHVQVQLNKLEDQGGNFHLFS from the exons TCCCAGTGGACCTGAGCCCAGAGGAGCGCTCGGAGCTGGAAGACATCCGCAGGAGGAAGGGGGTCCTGCTGCAGGAGATCCAGAGGCTCCGCGAGGAACTCCGGGAGGCCATTTTGGAGGTGGAGGGCCTGGAGGCCAGCACAGAGGGCAG TAAAACCCTGCAGAAAAATAGACATGTTGCTATGGGAAGGAAGAAGTTCAACATGGATCCTAAAAAG GGCATCGTGTTTCTGGTCGAGAACGAGCTCCTCAGACACACTCCAGAGGACATTGCTCAGTTCCTCTACAAAGGAGAGGGCCTCAACAAGACGGCAATTGGTGATTACCTTGGAGAAAG GGACGACTTCAACATCAAAGTCCTCCAGGCTTTCGTTGACCTGCACGAGTTCACGGATCTCAACCTCGTCCAGGCCCTCAG ACAATTTTTGTGGAGTTTCCGTCTGCCCGGTGAGGCCCAGAAGATTGACAGAATGATGGAGGCCTTTGCTCAGCGGTACTGTCGTTGTAACCCTGGTGTCTTCCAGAGCACAG ACACATGTTACGTACTGTCATTCGCCATCATCATGCTCAACACCAGCCTTCACAACCCCAACGTGAGGGACAAGCCGGGCATGGACCGCTTCATCTCCATGAACCGAGGCATCAACGACGGAGGAGACCTGCCCGAGGACCTCCTGCGA AATTTGTATGAAAGTATTAAAAATGAGCCCTTCAAGATCCCAGAGGATGACGGCAACGACCTCACACACACCTTCTTTAACCCCGACAGAGAGGGTTGGCTGCTCAAACTCG ggggaagagtgaaaaCCTGGAAAAGGCGATGGTTCATCCTCACAGACAACTGCCTGTACTACTTTGAATATACAACA GACAAAGAACCTCGAGGCATCATCCCTTTGGAGAATCTCAGTATCCGCGAAGTAGAGGACCCACGCAAACCG AACTGCTTTGAGTTGTACATTCCCAACAACCGTGGTCAACTGATCAAGGCTTGCAAGACAGAAGCGGATGGCCGGGTGGTGGAGGGAAACCACATGGTATACCGCATCTCCGCCCCCACGCCCGAGGAGAAGGACGAGTGGATCCACAGCATCAAGTATGTCAACAAAACAGGAAAGAGTGCATGTCATGTCCAGGTGCAGCTCAATAAGTTAGAAGACCAAGGtggaaattttcatttattttcgtag
- the cyth2 gene encoding cytohesin-2 isoform X2 has protein sequence MTVDSEIFMPKSKALKMEDLDYIPVDLSPEERSELEDIRRRKGVLLQEIQRLREELREAILEVEGLEASTEGSKTLQKNRHVAMGRKKFNMDPKKGIVFLVENELLRHTPEDIAQFLYKGEGLNKTAIGDYLGERDDFNIKVLQAFVDLHEFTDLNLVQALRQFLWSFRLPGEAQKIDRMMEAFAQRYCRCNPGVFQSTDTCYVLSFAIIMLNTSLHNPNVRDKPGMDRFISMNRGINDGGDLPEDLLRNLYESIKNEPFKIPEDDGNDLTHTFFNPDREGWLLKLGGRVKTWKRRWFILTDNCLYYFEYTTDKEPRGIIPLENLSIREVEDPRKPNCFELYIPNNRGQLIKACKTEADGRVVEGNHMVYRISAPTPEEKDEWIHSIKSAVSVDPFYEMLAARKKRISLKKKEEQP, from the exons TCCCAGTGGACCTGAGCCCAGAGGAGCGCTCGGAGCTGGAAGACATCCGCAGGAGGAAGGGGGTCCTGCTGCAGGAGATCCAGAGGCTCCGCGAGGAACTCCGGGAGGCCATTTTGGAGGTGGAGGGCCTGGAGGCCAGCACAGAGGGCAG TAAAACCCTGCAGAAAAATAGACATGTTGCTATGGGAAGGAAGAAGTTCAACATGGATCCTAAAAAG GGCATCGTGTTTCTGGTCGAGAACGAGCTCCTCAGACACACTCCAGAGGACATTGCTCAGTTCCTCTACAAAGGAGAGGGCCTCAACAAGACGGCAATTGGTGATTACCTTGGAGAAAG GGACGACTTCAACATCAAAGTCCTCCAGGCTTTCGTTGACCTGCACGAGTTCACGGATCTCAACCTCGTCCAGGCCCTCAG ACAATTTTTGTGGAGTTTCCGTCTGCCCGGTGAGGCCCAGAAGATTGACAGAATGATGGAGGCCTTTGCTCAGCGGTACTGTCGTTGTAACCCTGGTGTCTTCCAGAGCACAG ACACATGTTACGTACTGTCATTCGCCATCATCATGCTCAACACCAGCCTTCACAACCCCAACGTGAGGGACAAGCCGGGCATGGACCGCTTCATCTCCATGAACCGAGGCATCAACGACGGAGGAGACCTGCCCGAGGACCTCCTGCGA AATTTGTATGAAAGTATTAAAAATGAGCCCTTCAAGATCCCAGAGGATGACGGCAACGACCTCACACACACCTTCTTTAACCCCGACAGAGAGGGTTGGCTGCTCAAACTCG ggggaagagtgaaaaCCTGGAAAAGGCGATGGTTCATCCTCACAGACAACTGCCTGTACTACTTTGAATATACAACA GACAAAGAACCTCGAGGCATCATCCCTTTGGAGAATCTCAGTATCCGCGAAGTAGAGGACCCACGCAAACCG AACTGCTTTGAGTTGTACATTCCCAACAACCGTGGTCAACTGATCAAGGCTTGCAAGACAGAAGCGGATGGCCGGGTGGTGGAGGGAAACCACATGGTATACCGCATCTCCGCCCCCACGCCCGAGGAGAAGGACGAGTGGATCCACAGCATCAA ATCTGCAGTTAGTGTGGACCCCTTCTACGAAATGCTTGCTGCCAGAAAGAAACGTATATCgctgaagaagaaagaagagcaGCCCTAG